GCCGACTTGCATTCATTGGCTATCCACGAATTTAAATGAGAGTGACTAGCCAAGAATTTTGAATGAGGGGAACGCATTGTGAGTTTTTGGTCAATAAAGACTacgatttttattaattatcatacAATATTGGTTTTTGGTCCATTGGTGAATCCCGGCTTGAAATTCTCGAATTCAATAAATTTGTATTTAGATGGATTCATTTGTTTTGAAAAAGAATTCAACTCCGGATTTCAGATGGTTTTCATCTTGGATGAATGTGAAATCATAATTCTTATTGAAGAGTGTTTAATTTGATGAAATGCGTTAAAATTATGGATTCGAAGAACTTCATATTCTTTAACCCAAACACACCCTAAATTTATTATTCAACACATTTCATTTGTTAGCTGGGTGGTACCTGTAATTTCTGGCCCTGCAACATCTCTGCTTCAAGCTCATCGAAGGATCTCTTCCCACCATTCCTAGCAAAAGCATCTGCGCACTTCCTATTTCTTCCCCCCACTGCCAATTGAAACACACCAAACTATTGAAGTCTTTGTCTTTACACAAATTCAAAAGGTGAAGTTAGAGCTTCACCAAAACGAAGTCCATAAGAGCCAGCTTACAGCATGTTGTGATTAAATCTGCAACGCCGCAGCTTTCGAAGAATGTACTGTCTTTAACAGAAGGGAAAAGCAGCTTTGAAAGAGCCTTCATTTCTCTCAAACCAATTCTCATTATTGCAGCCTAGTAAATCACcatatagaaaatttttaaggtGACAGATATCAAGAAACTAACCAAGAAATTAAGCTCAGAAAATTTATGCTTCTTTCACCTTCGTATTGTTTCCCATCTCCAACCCATCCACGAAACCTATTTCACAAATTCAATAATAACCAACTCTCCAGTAGTTACAACGCCATAAAACAACTCACCATTAAGAAAGTTTGAAATGGCAGAATATACCTGCAGCAATAGCCACAACATTTTTCAGTGTTCCACATAGTTCAACTCCTTCCACATCTTGGACCTAATTTTATTTCGACATAAGATTATGTGTGGTTACATTACAACTCTATACATAATTGAATCAAACGACTGTCGAGTAATATCACTAACCGCTGAGACCATGAAGTAAGAGGTGTTGAACAGTTTTACCCATTTCTCCGCAATCTCTTTATCTTTTCTATATCCCACAGTCGCCTCACTAAATTTCTCCACGGCAATCTGCACACACATCGATCTCTGTTGtcaaaaaagatttattagttGTGCTAAGCATAAGAGACTGGCTGCCCAAAGGACCTCATTGGCAATATTTGCTCCCATAAGAACACAAGAATTAATCCCGAGCTGTTCAGAGATGAGTGTAGAAATCATGCATGGACCTTCCTTCTTCACTTCCATTCCTTTAATCAGAGAGATTGCTTCCGCGTTATCTCTTATCTTTCCTACTAGCTTTTTGCATATCCCCTCCATGAATTGGTGGGGTGTCACAAATACCAACATGTTGGCATCCCTCACTGGCCAATTTCAAAACACACACACGAATTCACGCCCGTTGTCTTATTTGAATTTATGGTACTAACCAATCAAGATTTGCATACCTGCATTCTCAATATCAGGGTCTGCAACAACATTTTTGCCAAGCTTTATGCCTGGAAGATATTTAACATTCTCCTGTAAAAGAAGGAACAATTTAACTAAGTTGAGGATAAATTCGTACCTGGATAAATTGAGATCCAGTAAGAATAAAAGAACAAGCAACACGTTACATTGGTTTGATTTATAACTTCAGAGAGcttttcacctgttggcaatacTTCCTCAAACACCCACATCCTCACTTCATCTGTATACACACCCCGAAATTAGTTAACACAAAtcagaaaacaaatctaaaatGCTAACAGCTAAATCTATTCCGATTACTGATAAAGAAAATTGTCTAATTATGCTGAAATACGAACATGAACGATCAACAAACGaggtaaaagaaaaaaagtaaGGAAACCGTGAAATGAATTAAGCTTGAGGGTGTTGGACGCAATGAGCTTGGCTGCGACGCTCCCCCAATTCCCACTTCCAACAACCGTGACTCTGGACGGCACCGGCGGCGCTTGACTCCCAGCACCGGCGGCATTGTGATCACTCTCCCCGTCGAGAGGTGTTTTCTGGGTTTCGAGAAACGGAGCCATATACACAAACAGAGAAGAAGGGAAGATGGAATAGGATCGAAAGGAGAAAGGGGAATGCGGAGAAACGGCGGAGCGGAGAGGAATGGAGA
The Primulina huaijiensis isolate GDHJ02 unplaced genomic scaffold, ASM1229523v2 scaffold4153, whole genome shotgun sequence genome window above contains:
- the LOC140969429 gene encoding glycerol-3-phosphate dehydrogenase [NAD(+)]-like, with the protein product MPFNSSPLLFSLFSIPLRSAVSPHSPFSFRSYSIFPSSLFVYMAPFLETQKTPLDGESDHNAAGAGSQAPPVPSRVTVVGSGNWGSVAAKLIASNTLKLNSFHDEVRMWVFEEVLPTGEKLSEVINQTNENVKYLPGIKLGKNVVADPDIENAVRDANMLVFVTPHQFMEGICKKLVGKIRDNAEAISLIKGMEVKKEGPCMISTLISEQLGINSCVLMGANIANEIAVEKFSEATVGYRKDKEIAEKWVKLFNTSYFMVSAVQDVEGVELCGTLKNVVAIAAGFVDGLEMGNNTKAAIMRIGLREMKALSKLLFPSVKDSTFFESCGVADLITTCLGGRNRKCADAFARNGGKRSFDELEAEMLQGQKLQGVSTAKEVYEVLNHRGWLELFPLFSTVHKICSGQLPPSAIVEYSEHKPNFSIVGGSAQFF